A stretch of the Nematostella vectensis chromosome 1, jaNemVect1.1, whole genome shotgun sequence genome encodes the following:
- the LOC5509840 gene encoding uncharacterized protein LOC5509840 produces MKISWVAIGLALCTVVPSSNAKPKRKILSSKPHVSHAESSQDSTARNLGSNPAPVRLSNLVTTSPRKQAPRLKAFLKTYYYKKKLTFKEIRRLFRKNVRSLSEKRRRKATRRLKKEIANLKRLEKKSRKKCKTMRDCGENECCLRRFNRKHGYCKRRPKLRQQCKMALLPGLDSECPCQGGLTCELPKIHKTDVLLSAEKPRCQRIKYTDTEIEQQAITGLEES; encoded by the exons ATGAAAATAAGTTGGGTCGCTATCGGGCTGGCCCTGTGCACTGTGGTCCCATCATCGAACGCTAAACCCAAA CGTAAAATACTAAGCTCGAAACCTCATGTTTCCCACGCGGAGAGCAGTCAAGATTCAACAGCGCGGAACCTAGGGTCGAACCCCGCACCTGTGCGACTATCAAACTTGGTCACAACATCACCACGTAAACAAGCACCCAGACTAAAAGCCTTCCTCAAGACCTACTATTATAAGAAGAAACTCACTTTCAAGGAAATACGGCGACTTTTTCGCAAGAATGTACGGTCACTTAGCGAAAAGAGAAGACGAAAAGCTACGAGAAGATTAAAGAAAGAAATCGCTAATCTGAAACGTCTTGAG AAGAAATCCCGCAAAAAGTGTAAGACGATGCGTGATTGTGGAGAGAATGAATGTTGTCTTAGACGGTTCAATAGAAAACACGGCTACTGCAAGAGACGACCAAAATTAAGACAACAAtgcaaaatggcgcttttg CCAGGCTTGGACTCCGAATGCCCGTGTCAGGGGGGTCTGACGTGTGAATTACCCAAAATACACAAGACAGACGTACTCCTGTCGGCAGAAAAACCGCGATGTCAACGTATCAAATACACAGACACAGAAATAGAACAACAAGCAATTACTGGACTGGAAGAGTCATAG
- the LOC5509817 gene encoding neuropeptide FF receptor 2 — protein sequence MLPLKDALVVALFSVLFAVDVIGNSLLCYIILTSTQLKRHTRDLVVLNLSFADLLVGIFFFPRHVLRHAFRGLHQPYADWLCKFVTGGNVAWIAAAASSFSLVVLALERFYAVMYPFRQRFTLRKVKITVLTCWLYATLFMLPLFLVVEYDLNSGSCSEKWADLEAAGAFSTLTLVFLLIIPLLIMTILYGLVIHKLWFKSSTQTIQPTQLAVEKTRKTVTKMLLIVTVIYVVCWSSDLILYMLLASQWNSNDPIYSLPEALVLLNSSVNPIIFTIYSQRFRQSLRRVYQRKQRKNSIGVLGSDGDKGHHRNSADTRPVPRMELSIQTLSNREVVNCERITNANESAAHKTCEAGQENEQNCELEEVKL from the coding sequence ATGTTGCCACTGAAAGACGCGCTCGTCGTGGCGCTGTTCAGCGTGCTGTTCGCCGTGGACGTGATCGGCAACTCTCTCCTCTGCTATATCATCCTGACAAGCACGCAACTCAAGCGTCACACGCGAGACCTTGTCGTTCTTAATCTCAGCTTCGCGGACCTCCTTGTCGGCATCTTCTTCTTCCCACGCCACGTGCTCCGCCACGCCTTCCGGGGTCTCCACCAGCCTTACGCTGATTGGCTGTGCAAATTCGTCACGGGGGGTAACGTGGCGTGGATTGCCGCGGCGGCTTCAAGCTTCTCGTTGGTCGTTCTTGCACTTGAGCGATTTTACGCGGTTATGTATCCGTTTCGTCAACGCTTTACCCTTCGTAAGGTTAAAATTACTGTGTTAACGTGCTGGCTATACGCCACTTTGTTCATGCTGCCGTTGTTTCTCGTGGTAGAGTATGATCTCAACAGTGGTTCTTGTTCAGAGAAATGGGCGGATCTGGAGGCGGCGGGGGCGTTTTCGACCCTCACTCTCGTCTTCCTGCTCATAATTCCATTGCTGATAATGACTATTCTGTACGGACTTGTCATCCACAAGCTATGGTTCAAGTCGTCCACCCAGACTATTCAACCCACGCAGCTGGCAGTAGAGAAAACCAGGAAAACTGTCACGAAAATGCTTTTGATTGTAACAGTCATTTACGTTGTCTGCTGGTCTTCGGATCTCATTCTTTACATGCTGCTTGCTTCTCAGTGGAACAGTAATGATCCTATTTATAGCCTTCCCGAGGCTTTAGTGCTGCTCAACTCCAGCGTAAACCCGATCATTTTCACGATTTACAGCCAGCGGTTTCGCCAGAGCCTGAGAAGGGTTTACCAAAGGaagcaaagaaaaaacagTATTGGCGTGTTGGGCAGCGACGGCGATAAAGGCCATCACCGAAACAGCGCCGACACCCGCCCAGTGCCACGGATGGAACTCAGTATACAAACACTGTCAAACAGGGAGGTGGTGAATTGTGAACGGATCACAAATGCCAATGAATCAGCCGCGCACAAAACGTGCGAAGCGGGACAGGAAAACGAACAGAATTGTGAACTAGAAGAGGTCAAACTGTAG